The following proteins come from a genomic window of Triticum aestivum cultivar Chinese Spring chromosome 6A, IWGSC CS RefSeq v2.1, whole genome shotgun sequence:
- the LOC123129227 gene encoding protein SAWADEE HOMEODOMAIN HOMOLOG 2 isoform X2 — MTGLPPRLVFRFTHREVAKMEEVLRDLNAMPQRPVIQALTDEFNTSSHRSGNGKVPVQYKQVHTWFQNRRYTQKRRGERPPARGKMLPTGAEAQHPASYWVQSSCPSNAGNTSSDGGLVQLEAKSPRNGAWYDVAAIQSCRLSETGDQEVQVWFSGFGAEEEEWINVCKSVRLRSVPCIATECVGVLPGDLILCYQEGKEQALYFDAHVLEVERRTHDIRGCRCSFLVRYDHDHSEIVPLRKVCRRPSSDVKIDIVIDHSLAEKKAQKPHKRMDMNPDEVTVVPSPPYQGGPSDNLAASLLVMPDGIHNDSVADVQMGDTEAAP; from the exons ATGACGGGGCTACCGCCGAGGCTCGTGTTCCGGTTCACGCACAGGGAGGTCGCCAAGATGGAGGAGGTCCTCCGTGACCTCAACGCCATGCCGCAGCGTCCCGTCATCCAGGCCCTGACCGACGAATTCAACACCTCCTCCCACCGCTCCGGCAACGGCAAGGTCCCCGTCCAGTACAAGCAG GTGCACACCTGGTTCCAGAACCGGAGGTACACGCAGAAGCGGAGGGGTGAGCGGCCGCCGGCACGAGGGAAGATGCTGCCCACGGGAGCTGAGGCACAGCACCCAGCTTCCTACTGGGTTCAGTCCTCTTGCCCTTCCAACGCAG GAAATACTTCTTCCGATGGTGGCCTGGTCCAGCTTGAAGCAAAGTCACCAAGAAATGGTGCATG GTACGATGTTGCTGCCATTCAGTCCTGCAGGCTTTCTGAAACGGGAGACCAG GAAGTACAAGTTTGGTTTTCTGGATTTGGGGCTGAGGAGGAAGAATGGATTAATGTTTGTAAATCTGTGAGACTGCGTTCTGTCCCATGTATAGCCACAGAATGTGTTGGTGTGCTTCCTGGGGATCTTATTCTTTGTTATCAG GAAGGAAAAGAGCAGGCCCTCTATTTTGATGCTCATGTCCTTGAAGTTGAAAGGCGCACACATGATATAAGGGGTTGCCGCTGCAGTTTTCTTGTTCGTTATGATCACGATCACTCTGAG ATTGTTCCACTGAGGAAGGTATGCCGTCGACCATCTTCTGATGTTAAGATTGATATTGTTATTGATCATAGTCTAGCTGAGAAGAAAGCTCAAAAGCCGCACAAGAGGATGGATATGAACCCTGATGAGGTCACCGTGGTTCCGAGCCCGCCATATCAAGGAGGACCATCCGACAATCTGGCTGCCTCCTTACTTGTCATGCCTGATGGCATCCACAATGATTCAGTTGCAGATGTGCAGATGGGGGATACCGAGGCTGCTCCATAA
- the LOC123129227 gene encoding protein SAWADEE HOMEODOMAIN HOMOLOG 2 isoform X1, with product MTGLPPRLVFRFTHREVAKMEEVLRDLNAMPQRPVIQALTDEFNTSSHRSGNGKVPVQYKQVHTWFQNRRYTQKRRGERPPARGKMLPTGAEAQHPASYWVQSSCPSNAGNTSSDGGLVQLEAKSPRNGAWYDVAAIQSCRLSETGDQEVQVWFSGFGAEEEEWINVCKSVRLRSVPCIATECVGVLPGDLILCYQEGKEQALYFDAHVLEVERRTHDIRGCRCSFLVRYDHDHSEEIVPLRKVCRRPSSDVKIDIVIDHSLAEKKAQKPHKRMDMNPDEVTVVPSPPYQGGPSDNLAASLLVMPDGIHNDSVADVQMGDTEAAP from the exons ATGACGGGGCTACCGCCGAGGCTCGTGTTCCGGTTCACGCACAGGGAGGTCGCCAAGATGGAGGAGGTCCTCCGTGACCTCAACGCCATGCCGCAGCGTCCCGTCATCCAGGCCCTGACCGACGAATTCAACACCTCCTCCCACCGCTCCGGCAACGGCAAGGTCCCCGTCCAGTACAAGCAG GTGCACACCTGGTTCCAGAACCGGAGGTACACGCAGAAGCGGAGGGGTGAGCGGCCGCCGGCACGAGGGAAGATGCTGCCCACGGGAGCTGAGGCACAGCACCCAGCTTCCTACTGGGTTCAGTCCTCTTGCCCTTCCAACGCAG GAAATACTTCTTCCGATGGTGGCCTGGTCCAGCTTGAAGCAAAGTCACCAAGAAATGGTGCATG GTACGATGTTGCTGCCATTCAGTCCTGCAGGCTTTCTGAAACGGGAGACCAG GAAGTACAAGTTTGGTTTTCTGGATTTGGGGCTGAGGAGGAAGAATGGATTAATGTTTGTAAATCTGTGAGACTGCGTTCTGTCCCATGTATAGCCACAGAATGTGTTGGTGTGCTTCCTGGGGATCTTATTCTTTGTTATCAG GAAGGAAAAGAGCAGGCCCTCTATTTTGATGCTCATGTCCTTGAAGTTGAAAGGCGCACACATGATATAAGGGGTTGCCGCTGCAGTTTTCTTGTTCGTTATGATCACGATCACTCTGAG GAGATTGTTCCACTGAGGAAGGTATGCCGTCGACCATCTTCTGATGTTAAGATTGATATTGTTATTGATCATAGTCTAGCTGAGAAGAAAGCTCAAAAGCCGCACAAGAGGATGGATATGAACCCTGATGAGGTCACCGTGGTTCCGAGCCCGCCATATCAAGGAGGACCATCCGACAATCTGGCTGCCTCCTTACTTGTCATGCCTGATGGCATCCACAATGATTCAGTTGCAGATGTGCAGATGGGGGATACCGAGGCTGCTCCATAA